The following are encoded together in the Perca flavescens isolate YP-PL-M2 chromosome 22, PFLA_1.0, whole genome shotgun sequence genome:
- the mastl gene encoding serine/threonine-protein kinase greatwall isoform X2 translates to MDADEKHDSSRNDKSVDTPKPPSIEDFLLLKPISRGAFGKVYLARKKCNSRLYAIKMTKKADMVDKNMMGQMKAERDALALSKSPFVVHLFYSLQTATKIYLVMEYLIGGDVKSLLHIYGYFDQDMSVKYISEVGLALDYLHRHGIIHRDLKPDNMLICNKGHIKLTDFGLSKVKLDRELSLMDILTTPSLAKPNKDYFRTPGQVLSLISAIGFNSPAGEAKRHCSTSAVSSSMSCGKIKPKNSSLGSPLMKKKDQWSSPVLRVTGPNSIVFSPHNLSKNLTTKLLKIRKRCETMSVCSTTDTEGGISPLWECDDIQHTGADKENEQTRGPDQDGAPTKLATFGFSAGATSIRSDPDHLAEKSPHTNKLGSTASDDSCLSASSAKRKYSDVGRSPVPLEIQAKRSNAIYKRCYEIPEETMRFHTGLTGTFSTIQIGDFMVSTERIGSAEDQIPKRSSPIAVAKSLFSELEDVFEDEAKDLSHSSFTSPLAGNSDICRSLSLDSDGSMHETSLTIDSRASLMPSTCSINRNLASPEEQKENKDVSVTESLPQTPSAVNTGTPKLGHFSRGGSQCSFLNRLPDPAQSSSFLKPRNVVAFRSYCSSINRSNASGMSRFSVGSVEAMDMSTTASYHLASGNATPVQKRPSSNSSLYQTPQPMSTTCTPFRTPKSVRRGALPVEGAPILGTPDYLAPELLLGKPHDCMVDWWALGVCLFEFLTGVPPFNDEAPHLVFQNILNRDIPWPEEEEELSVNSRNAIEILLTMDMTKRAGLKELKRHPLFEGLDWDNLQNQPMPFIPQPENETDTSYFDARNNAQHITMSGFSL, encoded by the exons ATGGACGCAGATGAAAAGCACGACTCCAGCAGAAATGATAAATCGGTGGATACTCCTAAACCGCCTTCAATCGAGGATTTCCTCCTTTTGAAGCCTATCAGCCGGGGAGCTTTTGGCAAGGTTTACCTTGCACGGAAGAAGTGCAATTCGCGATTATATGCCATTAAA ATGACAAAGAAAGCAGACATGGTTGATAAAAATATGATGGGCCAGATGAAGGCGGAGAGAGATGCACTTGCTTTGAGCAAAAGCCCCTTCGTGGTTCACCTGTTTTACTCCCTTCAGACAGCCACCAAGATCTATCTG gTAATGGAATACCTCATTGGTGGAGATGTCAAATCTCTGCTTCACATCTATGGGTATTTCGACCAGGATATGTCTGTAAAGTACATTTCAGAGGTTGGACTAGCTTTGGACTACCTCCACCGACATGGTATAATCCACAG GGACTTGAAGCCAGACAACATGCTCATATGCAACAAAGGTCACATTAAACTGACAGACTTCGGCCTTTCTAAAGTCAAGCTTGACAGAG AGCTGAGTCTTATGGATATCCTTACTACTCCGTCCTTGGCTAAACCAAACAAAGATTACTTCCGCACTCCGGGTCAAGTCCTCTCCTTAATCAGTGCCATTGGATTT AATTCACCTGCAGGAGAAGCCAAGCGTCACTGCAGTACATCTGCTGTGTCCAGTTCCATGTCCTGTGGCAAAATAAAACCGAAGAATAGCTCTCTTGGTTCTCCCTTGAtgaagaaaaaagatcagtgGTCCTCTCCGGTTCTTCGGGTTACAG GACCCAACAGTATTGTCTTTAGCCCTCATAACCTGTCTAAAAATCTGACCACCAAACTGCTGAAGATCAGGAAGAGGTGTGAGACGATGAGTGTATGCAGCACCACCGACACTGAAGGTGGCATCAGTCCACTGTGGGAATGTGACGACATACAACATACCGGTGCAGAT AAAGAAAATGAGCAGACCAGAGGGCCCGACCAAGACGGTGCGCCCACAAAACTGGCCACCTTTGGCTTCTCTGCCGGTGCCACGAGCATTCGGTCAGATCCAGACCATCTTGCAGAAAAGAGTCCTCACACCAACAAACTGGGGTCCACAGCTTCGGATGACTCTTGTCTATCCGCCTCATCCGCAAAGAGAAAATATTCTGACGTTGGGAGAAGCCCCGTCCCACTGGAGATCCAAGCCAAGAGGAGTAATGCAATCTATAAGAGATGCTACGAGATTCCAGAAGAGACTATGAGGTTTCACACTGGCCTGACTGGAACATTTTCAACCATCCAAATAGGTGACTTCATGGTCTCCACTGAGAGGATTGGGTCAGCTGAAGACCAGATCCCAAAGCGCTCCAGTCCCATTGCTGTGGCCAAAAGTCTGTTTAGTGAACTGGAGGACGTGTTTGAAGACGAAGCCAAGGACCTGTCGCATTCAAGTTTTACATCACCACTTGCCGGGAACAGTGACATTTGCAGGAGCTTGAGCCTCGACTCTGACGGGTCTATGCACGAAACATCCCTCACTATCGACAGCCGTGCATCTCTCATGCCAAGCACATGTTCCATAAACCGGAATTTAGCATCACCCGAGGaacaaaaggaaaataaagacGTGTCCGTCACTGAATCACTCCCACAAACTCCCTCTGCTGTTAACACTGGAACACCCAAACTCGGTCACTTTAGCCGGGGAGGATCTCAGTGCTCCTTCCTTAACCGGCTCCCTGATCCTGCACAGTCCTCCTCATTCCTCAAGCCGCGAAATGTTGTAGCTTTCCGTAGCTACTGTAGCTCCATTAACCGCTCCAACGCATCAGGGATGTCCCGATTTAGCGTCGGTTCTGTTGAGGCTATGGACATGTCCACAACCGCTTCTTATCACCTTGCGTCTGGCAATGCAACACCAGTGCAGAAAAGACCCAGCTCCAACAGCTCACTCTATCAG ACTCCTCAGCCCATGTCGACCACTTGCACCCCTTTCAGGACCCCTAAGAGTGTCAGAAGGGGTGCACTGCCTGTTGAGGGAGCACCCATTTTAGGAACTCCTGACTATTTGGCTCCAGAGCTGCTCTTGGGAAAACCGCACG ACTGCATGGTGGATTGGTGGGCGCTAGGTGTGTGTCTTTTCGAGTTCCTCACAGGTGTGCCACCTTTCAACGACGAGGCGCCTCACCTGGTCTTCCAGAATATTCTCAACAGAG ATATTCCCTGgcctgaggaagaagaggagctgTCTGTAAACTCAAGAAATGCGATTGAAATCCTCCTGACCATGGACATGACAAAACGAGCTGGTCTAAAAG AGCTCAAGCGTCACCCCCTGTTTGAGGGCCTGGACTGGGACAACCTGCAGAACCAGCCGATGCCTTTCATCCCTCAGCCAGAGAACGAAACGGACACCTCGTACTTTGATGCGAGAAACAACGCTCAGCACATCACCATGTCCGGCTTCAGCCTGTAG
- the mastl gene encoding serine/threonine-protein kinase greatwall isoform X1, protein MDADEKHDSSRNDKSVDTPKPPSIEDFLLLKPISRGAFGKVYLARKKCNSRLYAIKMTKKADMVDKNMMGQMKAERDALALSKSPFVVHLFYSLQTATKIYLVMEYLIGGDVKSLLHIYGYFDQDMSVKYISEVGLALDYLHRHGIIHRDLKPDNMLICNKGHIKLTDFGLSKVKLDRELSLMDILTTPSLAKPNKDYFRTPGQVLSLISAIGFNSPAGEAKRHCSTSAVSSSMSCGKIKPKNSSLGSPLMKKKDQWSSPVLRVTGPNSIVFSPHNLSKNLTTKLLKIRKRCETMSVCSTTDTEGGISPLWECDDIQHTGADKENEQTRGPDQDGAPTKLATFGFSAGATSIRSDPDHLAEKSPHTNKLGSTASDDSCLSASSAKRKYSDVGRSPVPLEIQAKRSNAIYKRCYEIPEETMRFHTGLTGTFSTIQIGDFMVSTERIGSAEDQIPKRSSPIAVAKSLFSELEDVFEDEAKDLSHSSFTSPLAGNSDICRSLSLDSDGSMHETSLTIDSRASLMPSTCSINRNLASPEEQKENKDVSVTESLPQTPSAVNTGTPKLGHFSRGGSQCSFLNRLPDPAQSSSFLKPRNVVAFRSYCSSINRSNASGMSRFSVGSVEAMDMSTTASYHLASGNATPVQKRPSSNSSLYQTPQPMSTTCTPFRTPKSVRRGALPVEGAPILGTPDYLAPELLLGKPHGSRQCDCMVDWWALGVCLFEFLTGVPPFNDEAPHLVFQNILNRDIPWPEEEEELSVNSRNAIEILLTMDMTKRAGLKELKRHPLFEGLDWDNLQNQPMPFIPQPENETDTSYFDARNNAQHITMSGFSL, encoded by the exons ATGGACGCAGATGAAAAGCACGACTCCAGCAGAAATGATAAATCGGTGGATACTCCTAAACCGCCTTCAATCGAGGATTTCCTCCTTTTGAAGCCTATCAGCCGGGGAGCTTTTGGCAAGGTTTACCTTGCACGGAAGAAGTGCAATTCGCGATTATATGCCATTAAA ATGACAAAGAAAGCAGACATGGTTGATAAAAATATGATGGGCCAGATGAAGGCGGAGAGAGATGCACTTGCTTTGAGCAAAAGCCCCTTCGTGGTTCACCTGTTTTACTCCCTTCAGACAGCCACCAAGATCTATCTG gTAATGGAATACCTCATTGGTGGAGATGTCAAATCTCTGCTTCACATCTATGGGTATTTCGACCAGGATATGTCTGTAAAGTACATTTCAGAGGTTGGACTAGCTTTGGACTACCTCCACCGACATGGTATAATCCACAG GGACTTGAAGCCAGACAACATGCTCATATGCAACAAAGGTCACATTAAACTGACAGACTTCGGCCTTTCTAAAGTCAAGCTTGACAGAG AGCTGAGTCTTATGGATATCCTTACTACTCCGTCCTTGGCTAAACCAAACAAAGATTACTTCCGCACTCCGGGTCAAGTCCTCTCCTTAATCAGTGCCATTGGATTT AATTCACCTGCAGGAGAAGCCAAGCGTCACTGCAGTACATCTGCTGTGTCCAGTTCCATGTCCTGTGGCAAAATAAAACCGAAGAATAGCTCTCTTGGTTCTCCCTTGAtgaagaaaaaagatcagtgGTCCTCTCCGGTTCTTCGGGTTACAG GACCCAACAGTATTGTCTTTAGCCCTCATAACCTGTCTAAAAATCTGACCACCAAACTGCTGAAGATCAGGAAGAGGTGTGAGACGATGAGTGTATGCAGCACCACCGACACTGAAGGTGGCATCAGTCCACTGTGGGAATGTGACGACATACAACATACCGGTGCAGAT AAAGAAAATGAGCAGACCAGAGGGCCCGACCAAGACGGTGCGCCCACAAAACTGGCCACCTTTGGCTTCTCTGCCGGTGCCACGAGCATTCGGTCAGATCCAGACCATCTTGCAGAAAAGAGTCCTCACACCAACAAACTGGGGTCCACAGCTTCGGATGACTCTTGTCTATCCGCCTCATCCGCAAAGAGAAAATATTCTGACGTTGGGAGAAGCCCCGTCCCACTGGAGATCCAAGCCAAGAGGAGTAATGCAATCTATAAGAGATGCTACGAGATTCCAGAAGAGACTATGAGGTTTCACACTGGCCTGACTGGAACATTTTCAACCATCCAAATAGGTGACTTCATGGTCTCCACTGAGAGGATTGGGTCAGCTGAAGACCAGATCCCAAAGCGCTCCAGTCCCATTGCTGTGGCCAAAAGTCTGTTTAGTGAACTGGAGGACGTGTTTGAAGACGAAGCCAAGGACCTGTCGCATTCAAGTTTTACATCACCACTTGCCGGGAACAGTGACATTTGCAGGAGCTTGAGCCTCGACTCTGACGGGTCTATGCACGAAACATCCCTCACTATCGACAGCCGTGCATCTCTCATGCCAAGCACATGTTCCATAAACCGGAATTTAGCATCACCCGAGGaacaaaaggaaaataaagacGTGTCCGTCACTGAATCACTCCCACAAACTCCCTCTGCTGTTAACACTGGAACACCCAAACTCGGTCACTTTAGCCGGGGAGGATCTCAGTGCTCCTTCCTTAACCGGCTCCCTGATCCTGCACAGTCCTCCTCATTCCTCAAGCCGCGAAATGTTGTAGCTTTCCGTAGCTACTGTAGCTCCATTAACCGCTCCAACGCATCAGGGATGTCCCGATTTAGCGTCGGTTCTGTTGAGGCTATGGACATGTCCACAACCGCTTCTTATCACCTTGCGTCTGGCAATGCAACACCAGTGCAGAAAAGACCCAGCTCCAACAGCTCACTCTATCAG ACTCCTCAGCCCATGTCGACCACTTGCACCCCTTTCAGGACCCCTAAGAGTGTCAGAAGGGGTGCACTGCCTGTTGAGGGAGCACCCATTTTAGGAACTCCTGACTATTTGGCTCCAGAGCTGCTCTTGGGAAAACCGCACG GAAGTCGTCAGTGTG ACTGCATGGTGGATTGGTGGGCGCTAGGTGTGTGTCTTTTCGAGTTCCTCACAGGTGTGCCACCTTTCAACGACGAGGCGCCTCACCTGGTCTTCCAGAATATTCTCAACAGAG ATATTCCCTGgcctgaggaagaagaggagctgTCTGTAAACTCAAGAAATGCGATTGAAATCCTCCTGACCATGGACATGACAAAACGAGCTGGTCTAAAAG AGCTCAAGCGTCACCCCCTGTTTGAGGGCCTGGACTGGGACAACCTGCAGAACCAGCCGATGCCTTTCATCCCTCAGCCAGAGAACGAAACGGACACCTCGTACTTTGATGCGAGAAACAACGCTCAGCACATCACCATGTCCGGCTTCAGCCTGTAG